Part of the Suricata suricatta isolate VVHF042 chromosome 8, meerkat_22Aug2017_6uvM2_HiC, whole genome shotgun sequence genome, AGTTTGTGACGTGATAAGTCCACAAACCATAGAAGCTGTGTTTCAGGACGTCTGGGGGAAAGCAAGCATAATgagagtaatttttattttgaggatgaGATGTAGTGGGTTCAGAAGAAATACTGGTGTCTCTGAACAATGGCTAAGGTGAAGTGGCAGtgaaaaaacaaattcttatcTCTTATCTGCCTTTAATAAATTCTTATTGAATGCTGAAAGTTTTGTTGGGACCACTGCTTCAGGACCTGCCTCTTGTCAGGGTTCCTCAGAAAGGAGCATAAGCACCCCTGCTAGGCAACGTGCGTGCCCGCCTCCAGCCTACAGCCCTGGCCGAGAAGCAGGAACGCGGCGTGGCCGTTAGGGGGCGCAGGCCCCGAACGCCTCTGCGAGACTTGGGGCGGAGCCAACGGCGGGACGGGCCCTGGAGCAGCTTCCGGCTTCCGGCGGAGCCCCCCGTCGTCGCGCGCAGCCGTCATGGCGGCCGAGGAAAAGGACCCTCTGAGCTATTTCGCGGCTTATGGGAGCAGCAGCTCAGGCTCCTCGGGCGAGGAGGATAATAGCGAACCGGAGGAAACAAGTCGCAGGGCCCCCGATCCTGCGAAGTCGGCGGGAGGCTGTGGGAACAAGGAGGAGAAACGGCTGCCGGGACCCGACGAACTGTTCCGGAGCGTGACTCGCCCGGCCTTTCTCTACAATCCGCTCAACAAACAGATAGACTGGGAGAGGCACGTCGTTAAGGCGCCTGAGGAGGTGAGGTTCCCGACCCGATATCCCGGTCGTAGTCCCGGCCTCCGCCCCCTTCCTCCTGAGCCCTCTCCTGGGGACCGGCAGTCTGTTCCCGCACACGCAGTCACCTCCTGCGGGTTGCCGCaccgccccctcccacctccagccctggggagccggggccccttccccagcctggtGGGTGTCGGACCGAcccgcagcccccgccccctTGTGAGGAGACCCAACCTCCGCGCTCGGTGCCCCGACCCCGCGCTGCGAGGACTAACGGTGGtgactcccccgccccccccccgctgcaGCTTCTCCCCGAGACCCCTTCCCTTTGACGCCGAAGTGCCTGCGGTGCTGCCTCCAAGACAGTGTCTGCTGCAGCCTCCTGAAGGGGTCAGCCTTGGCGTAGTATCTCTGAGACTGGATTCTTCTTTGGTAATTAAAAGTTACTAGCTTTATTCATATAGGGAACCCTTTGgcttttcacttaacagtattgtgattttgatggggaaaaaaaatgtgtctttaaacctttaaaaaaaaaaaaagaagcccagCCTGAACACTGAGCGAACGGCAGGGAGGTGCATGTACCGCACCGACTGTAGGAACCTCGGTTCGTCACGGTGCGTCTTAATGTGTTTGCTTAACAGCCTCCAAAGGAATTCAAAATATGGAAGTCAAACTATGTACCACCTCCCGAGACCTACACTACTGAGAAGAAACCTCCCCCTCCAGAGCTGGACATGGCAATAAAATGGTCTAACATATATGAGGACAATGGTGACGATGCCCCACAGAATGCTAAGAAAGCTAGGCTCCTGCCTGAAGGGGAGGAGACAGTGGAATCAGGTAAGGCGAGGCAGACTCCCTTGATAATGCCTTTTGGTCcctgtgatgagttttaaaaggaGACATTTCGTGAGTGAAATTTAAATCTAGCGGTTTATCGAATTAATTATGGtgtatgattatgattattactttttGCTGTATTTTTGAGAAGGATTGTATATATTTCGGCTTGAAAGTGAAATCTCTGAAAGCTCAACTTACTGTGTTTTAGAAAAAGATCGTGTGATTCAGGCTTTGAGGAGAAATCTCCGCTCTCCCAGCCAATAGCATGTGTGATGTGTGGTGCCTCATTACGACAGAGCCGGTTAATTCAAGGATTCTTTCTTGTGATTGCAGCTTTGAAGCGCTGAAGGCTTCATTTCATAGTAAAGCAGTTGTGGTTTAAAGCCAGATTTAGTGTGACAAAGTGAAGTTAATTGAGTATCACTACATGGTAATAACGACGTCGTTGACTTGTTTATGATATCATAATTTCATCTCTTCTTTAGAGTGTAAGTAACCACAGTAATCTCCGCTTTTCCCGAAGCCAGCCCCCAGACGCCATCCTTCACCCTGCAGCTAGTGCTCGCTTTCTAAAAGTCCTGCCTGATCATGTAACTCACCTGCCTAAAACCCTTCACCAACAGCATAAAGTCAGAGCCTTCTCATAGCCCTGCCTTTCTCTCCACCTTTACTTCAAATGGTGCTTTGTCCAGCATTTGAAGATCTTAAAATTGAAACCTGAGTAGACTGCTATCTTACGGTTCCACGCCTTTCAGTGTATGTTGCATATtagtctggaatgttcttccctctctctctctctggctgttaAACTCAATCATCCTTCAAAATCCAATTCAAAGACAAATGTCAACACTTACCTCAAATCATTTGTTCCTCTGTACCTTGTATCTGCTAATGCTGTTGATTGCACACAACCATTCTTTATGAGATTGTTTGTTCATAAATCTGTCTCCTTTATGAAAAGGAGTTCCTTTACAGTTTGTAGTACATTTTAAATACTCAGTGGTAgacctcctgggtggctcagtcaattgagcgtcagacttcagctcaggtcatgatctcatgggtctgtgagtttgagccccacatcgggctctgtgctcacagctcagagcctggcgcctgcttcacattctgtgtctccctctctctctctgctcctcccccagtggtgctctgtttctctctgtctctctcaaaaataaacattcagtggATAATTGTTGAATTATACTAAATTTTTATGAAAGGACATGCCAGTTAAACAAGTTTCTGATGGTTTCATGAATCAAGGGCTACTTAGCTCTGTTTAAGAGAAAGGATAACTAACCGGTGGTTCTTCAATTTTGATTCTActtggcttttccatttcttttactgATGTTACAGTGTGGATTAGAAATCAGTAATGAAGGCATATCTTCAGTAAATGGCATCCTTTTAGAAATGCCAAAATGAAGTTGGCATTTAAAAAACTTCATAGTATggtattttatgtaattaataaaaaacactttcgcataaataatatttaatccttacaacaccTTGTGAAACCACATAGGGAAATGTGGAAATGACAGCTTCATGTGACTTGTCCACAGTCACAAAATTAGAAAGTGCCAAGCTGTAAATAGGTACTTACCCGcaatttttagagtttattgtcCTTAGCAGCCTAGTACAGAAGTGGTGCATGATTCATTGTTACTGTTTTATATAGCCAACAAAACAGTTTTGGATTAAATAATGGTCCTAAGCAAATTCACACAgctgagaaaaggcagaaaaagaaaaattcaggtcTTTAAATGGAAATGATGCCTCTTTAAGTTGGTGTTTAGTCTCTTAATGTTTTGACGCTGTAGTGCTTGTAGCTATTTCGTAGGAAGAAAGACCACTAGAGTTGATATTCAAGCAAGGTACCATAGGTTGGTGCTCTGTCTTTGTTCCTATATGGAAAAAGTGAGGATTATCTAGCAGAACAAACtgaaagaattctctttttttttttacagcttgcCTATTGAGTTCAGATATGTAATTCAGATTTCAGATGGGCATTGAGTTCAGATAGGTATGGGAATATTGTAATTCCCACAAATAATATGTTATTTTGATTATGTGATGGTCCTTTGTCAGCAAGTGTATATGTATACAGTACAACA contains:
- the C8H1orf52 gene encoding UPF0690 protein C1orf52 homolog isoform X1, whose translation is MAAEEKDPLSYFAAYGSSSSGSSGEEDNSEPEETSRRAPDPAKSAGGCGNKEEKRLPGPDELFRSVTRPAFLYNPLNKQIDWERHVVKAPEEPPKEFKIWKSNYVPPPETYTTEKKPPPPELDMAIKWSNIYEDNGDDAPQNAKKARLLPEGEETVESDDEKDERTSKKRKVEPGEPTKKKK
- the C8H1orf52 gene encoding UPF0690 protein C1orf52 homolog isoform X2; translated protein: MAAEEKDPLSYFAAYGSSSSGSSGEEDNSEPEETSRRAPDPAKSAGGCGNKEEKRLPGPDELFRSVTRPAFLYNPLNKQIDWERHVVKAPEEPPKEFKIWKSNYVPPPETYTTEKKPPPPELDMAIKWSNIYEDNGDDAPQNAKKARLLPEGEETVESALKR